One genomic region from Verrucomicrobiota bacterium encodes:
- a CDS encoding PAS domain-containing protein: MNGDIATPASAVADEHALFLDILESVPQAIFAVAHDGRVPTCNRNAEFMFHLQRAEVTDRNYQDALPSVLAEAMTRLMHSAAKGGELLDGEFDFSLDRRTKLPLGISLCPMRDREDRPGGFVFVIRDMSLRHEAQHLRRLHQMNLEFVHTISHEIKAPLTTIQLGAGDLLSQRAAWNDDCLTTLQLIDDAARRIQGLVNDFLDVAKLESGRTDLETELGDLGRLAKKLVDSFHHVQKADIHLEIDPALPPVKFDPRRIHRALENLVINAIKYSPPPAKWSVS; this comes from the coding sequence GCAGACGAGCACGCCCTCTTCCTGGACATCCTGGAGAGCGTCCCGCAGGCGATTTTTGCGGTCGCCCATGATGGACGCGTCCCGACCTGCAACCGCAATGCGGAATTCATGTTCCACCTCCAACGGGCCGAAGTGACGGATCGCAACTACCAGGACGCCCTGCCTTCCGTGTTGGCCGAGGCGATGACCCGCTTGATGCACTCTGCTGCAAAGGGCGGCGAACTGCTGGACGGGGAGTTCGATTTTTCGCTCGACCGGCGCACCAAACTGCCGCTCGGCATCAGCCTTTGTCCCATGCGCGACCGGGAGGATCGCCCCGGCGGCTTCGTGTTCGTCATCCGTGACATGAGTCTCCGCCACGAAGCGCAACACCTCCGCCGGCTTCATCAAATGAACCTGGAGTTCGTCCACACCATCTCGCACGAGATCAAAGCGCCGCTGACCACGATCCAGTTGGGCGCGGGCGATTTGCTCTCACAACGCGCGGCCTGGAATGACGACTGTCTCACCACGCTGCAGTTGATCGATGACGCCGCGCGGCGCATCCAGGGATTGGTGAACGATTTCCTGGATGTGGCGAAACTTGAGAGCGGACGAACCGATCTGGAAACCGAGTTGGGCGATCTGGGTAGGCTTGCGAAGAAACTTGTGGACAGCTTCCACCACGTTCAAAAGGCCGACATCCACCTGGAAATCGATCCCGCTCTGCCCCCGGTCAAATTCGATCCCAGACGAATTCATCGAGCGCTGGAGAACCTCGTCATCAATGCCATCAAATACTCTCCGCCCCCGGCTAAGTGGTCCGTTTCGTAA